AGAGATTGCTACAATGTTGTCAATAAGGAGAAAATGGTCATGATTGAAGCAGGTGATGCTCAAAGCTTGATAAACCTTTTCAAGCGCAAACAAGCTGAAGATCCTATGTTCTTTTACACAGTGCAAGTGGATCAAGAAAACCAAATGACAAACTTCTTTTGGAGAGATGGAAGGTCACGAATTGACTATGATTGTTTTGGGGATGTGGTAGTATTTGATACTACATATCGAACTAATAGGTATAACATGATATGCGCTCCTTTTGTTGGCGTCAACCACCATTGGAAAAACGTACTATTCGGTTGTGCTTTTTTATTGGATGAGAAAACTGAttcatttatttggttatttGAGACATTTTTAGAATCAATGGGAGGTCGAAAACCGAAGACTATTTTTACTGATCAATGTCAGGCAATGGCAAATGGCATTGAAAAAGTTTTTCCTGGGGTATGTCATCGTTTATGCTCGTGGCATATATCTCAAAATGCTGcaagaaatttgggaagtTATTATGGGAATCCTGAGTTTAACCATATGTTCAACAAGTGTCTTCAAGGATATTGTGAAACAGAATTGGAATTTCAGTCTACTTGGGATGACTTATTGGCAAAATTCAACCTTACAGGCAACCAGTGGTTGAAGACATTGTATAGTCTTCGTGCGAAATGGTGTACAGTATTTAGCCAACATATTTTCACTGCTAAGATAAAATCTTCACAAAGAAGTGAGAGCACAAATAATGTTTTTCATCAGATGTCTACTAAGACAATGAGTCTTACTCAATTTGTGCATCACTATGATAAACAAGCAGAAAAAATGCGTTCAAGTGAATTAGAAGAATCTTTTCGTTGCAATCAAGGACTCTCTTCTAGAATTGCCAAAAGCAGTGGCCTTATGAATCATGCTGCTACTGTCTACACaagaaaaatattcaaattatttgaaaaggAGTTTGTAGATAGTTTGGGAGTGATGATGCATGAAGTTGGAAGTGATGGTACAATACACTCATTTGAACTGAATGAAGAAGGTCATAAAAGAGTTTACATTGTCCAACTAAATTCATTAAATTGCAGTATTTCATGTAGCTGCAAAATGTTCGAGTCTATGGGTTTATTGTGTCGTCACACTCTAAGGGTACTAAATGTGAAATGTTGGAGTCAAATaccaaaacaatatatattgaaGCGATGGACAAAAGATGCAAATAAAGGATTGGAGGCAAGTGAGCATGGTGAATTATTACAAACAAAGGGTAAATCATCGGTCACATTGCGACGAAATACTTTGATGCGAACAGCTTATGATGTATTGACTAAGGCATCAGAGACAGAAAATACTACTAGAATTGCTCTGCaaaaattgagagagataGCAGGAttgattgaaaaagaaatgataAAGTCAAAGGGAGAAGTTAA
This window of the Prunus dulcis unplaced genomic scaffold, ALMONDv2, whole genome shotgun sequence genome carries:
- the LOC117613772 gene encoding protein FAR1-RELATED SEQUENCE 5-like, which encodes MANKLETRTGCEARIRFAFQNDNGMWKVSHFVYEHNHELAMPEERQFLRSNRKVSEAHLGVIKTMMDAGIRTTNTYSYLSEEVGGSQNVGFTKRDCYNVVNKEKMVMIEAGDAQSLINLFKRKQAEDPMFFYTVQVDQENQMTNFFWRDGRSRIDYDCFGDVVVFDTTYRTNRYNMICAPFVGVNHHWKNVLFGCAFLLDEKTDSFIWLFETFLESMGGRKPKTIFTDQCQAMANGIEKVFPGVCHRLCSWHISQNAARNLGSYYGNPEFNHMFNKCLQGYCETELEFQSTWDDLLAKFNLTGNQWLKTLYSLRAKWCTVFSQHIFTAKIKSSQRSESTNNVFHQMSTKTMSLTQFVHHYDKQAEKMRSSELEESFRCNQGLSSRIAKSSGLMNHAATVYTRKIFKLFEKEFVDSLGVMMHEVGSDGTIHSFELNEEGHKRVYIVQLNSLNCSISCSCKMFESMGLLCRHTLRVLNVKCWSQIPKQYILKRWTKDANKGLEASEHGELLQTKGKSSVTLRRNTLMRTAYDVLTKASETENTTRIALQKLREIAGLIEKEMIKSKGEVNAKIHDSLDDCNATTFDETPVQNPSCVRPKGISNARLKSVMEKRRRKTSKDIVSSSKKVSYFL